A single genomic interval of Granulicella tundricola MP5ACTX9 harbors:
- a CDS encoding DsbA family protein gives MPLTVPVGPKDHTQGPTDAPITLVEYGDFQCPSCGSAYTVVKKLQRHFGKRLRFVFRHFPLTDMHPMAEPAAEAAEYAATESEEKFWAMHDLLFENQQTLSTDLFADLAEELELDATKLEKAVHTHKFKSRIAADLESGDASGLTGTPTFYINGHQHKTAYDYTTLSEAIETAL, from the coding sequence ATGCCCCTCACCGTACCCGTAGGCCCCAAGGACCACACCCAGGGCCCCACCGACGCACCCATCACCCTCGTCGAGTACGGCGACTTCCAATGCCCAAGTTGCGGCTCCGCCTACACCGTCGTCAAAAAGCTCCAGAGGCACTTCGGCAAGCGCCTCCGCTTCGTCTTCCGCCACTTCCCCCTCACCGACATGCACCCCATGGCCGAACCCGCCGCCGAAGCCGCCGAGTACGCCGCCACCGAGTCAGAAGAAAAGTTCTGGGCCATGCACGACCTCCTCTTCGAAAACCAGCAAACCCTCTCCACAGACCTCTTCGCCGACCTGGCCGAAGAACTCGAACTCGACGCCACCAAGCTCGAGAAGGCCGTCCACACCCACAAGTTCAAATCCCGGATCGCCGCCGACCTCGAATCCGGCGACGCCAGCGGTCTTACCGGCACCCCCACCTTCTACATCAACGGCCACCAACATAAGACCGCCTACGACTACACCACCCTCTCCGAAGCCATCGAAACCGCCTTATAA
- the thiC gene encoding phosphomethylpyrimidine synthase ThiC, giving the protein MESNGNGHSNGNGHHVGNDYVVPVGRAEWIVKRKAEAERTGDTNMSQMHFARKGLITEEMLYVATKEKISAELVRSEIAKGTMIIPANINHPELEPMAIGVESLCKINANIGNSALTSNVDEELRKLHTAVHYGADTVMDLSTGGDIPMIREAILRHSPVPIGTVPLYEALNRVKRLEDLNIDVYLEVIEEQAQQGVDYFTIHAGVLVQYIPLVAKRITGIVSRGGAIMAQWMTHHHKQNFLYENFDRITKVMAKYDVSYSLGDGLRPGCLADASDEAQFAELKTLGDLTRQAWKSDVQVMIEGPGHIPMDQIKLQVDKEVELCDGAPFYVLGPLVTDIAPGYDHITSAIGAAMIGWHGAAMLCYVTPKEHLGLPNEKDVKDGIIAYKIAAHAADVARHRPGARDRDDAISHARYTFDWDKQFALSLDPETARSMHDETLPDDYYKEAAFCSMCGPKFCSMNWSSKVDKFNESEFGLKKPDLTQIMTEQMALRG; this is encoded by the coding sequence ATGGAATCGAATGGCAATGGCCACAGCAATGGCAACGGGCATCATGTGGGGAACGATTATGTTGTGCCGGTGGGGCGGGCGGAGTGGATCGTCAAACGGAAGGCTGAGGCAGAGCGGACGGGCGATACGAATATGTCGCAGATGCACTTTGCGCGTAAGGGCCTGATCACCGAGGAGATGCTGTACGTTGCGACGAAAGAGAAGATTTCGGCGGAGCTGGTGCGGAGCGAGATCGCCAAGGGGACGATGATTATCCCGGCGAATATCAATCACCCGGAGCTGGAGCCGATGGCGATTGGAGTGGAGTCGCTGTGCAAGATCAATGCGAATATCGGCAACTCGGCGTTGACTTCGAATGTGGATGAAGAGCTGCGGAAGCTGCATACGGCTGTGCACTACGGGGCCGATACGGTGATGGACCTTTCGACCGGTGGCGATATCCCGATGATTCGGGAGGCGATTCTGCGTCACTCGCCGGTGCCGATTGGGACGGTGCCGCTGTATGAGGCGCTGAACCGGGTGAAGCGGCTCGAGGATTTGAATATCGATGTGTATCTCGAGGTAATCGAGGAGCAGGCGCAGCAGGGTGTGGACTACTTCACCATTCATGCGGGAGTTCTGGTCCAGTACATTCCGCTGGTGGCGAAGCGCATTACCGGCATCGTGAGCCGGGGCGGCGCGATCATGGCGCAGTGGATGACGCATCATCACAAGCAGAACTTTTTGTATGAGAATTTTGATCGCATCACGAAGGTGATGGCGAAGTATGACGTCAGCTACAGCCTGGGCGACGGGCTGCGGCCTGGGTGCCTGGCCGATGCCTCCGATGAGGCTCAGTTTGCGGAGCTGAAGACGCTGGGCGATCTGACTCGTCAGGCCTGGAAGTCCGATGTGCAGGTGATGATCGAAGGGCCGGGACATATTCCGATGGATCAGATCAAGCTGCAGGTGGATAAGGAAGTCGAGCTTTGCGACGGGGCTCCGTTCTACGTGCTGGGGCCGCTGGTGACCGATATCGCGCCTGGATATGACCACATTACGTCAGCGATTGGGGCGGCGATGATCGGATGGCATGGCGCGGCGATGCTCTGCTATGTGACTCCGAAAGAGCACCTGGGGCTGCCGAACGAGAAGGATGTGAAGGACGGGATTATCGCTTACAAGATTGCGGCGCATGCTGCGGATGTCGCGCGGCACAGGCCGGGTGCAAGAGATAGGGATGATGCGATCTCGCACGCTCGGTACACGTTCGACTGGGATAAGCAGTTTGCGTTGTCGCTCGACCCGGAGACGGCTCGGAGTATGCATGATGAGACGCTGCCGGATGATTACTACAAGGAAGCGGCGTTCTGTTCCATGTGCGGACCCAAATTTTGCTCGATGAACTGGTCTTCCAAGGTGGATAAGTTCAATGAGAGTGAGTTTGGGCTGAAGAAGCCGGATCTGACGCAGATTATGACGGAGCAGATGGCTCTCAGAGGATAG
- a CDS encoding nucleotidyltransferase family protein produces the protein MSSRKVEDLLREEYLDLLPELVRLADDLKARIEFHILPVARQLKTYENLIVKARIKDCSSAIDALKRRSQARLFDQEHPDLYSLKALRDLVGIRVLAFPSEQAAQVDTLLRDEFPEWTSDPVIDSQTGQQLASKYYGVDPHSPSALLCEYQIASTLTGLFWEVEHAAIYKSAPNLKAFINSPAMRERTSDVYSALKAFEGEFERQLKQADRSGKSVVSA, from the coding sequence ATGTCCAGCCGCAAGGTCGAAGATCTCCTCCGTGAGGAATACCTGGACCTTTTGCCTGAACTGGTGCGCCTTGCGGATGACCTCAAAGCGCGGATCGAGTTTCATATCCTGCCTGTTGCCCGCCAGTTGAAAACCTACGAAAACCTAATCGTCAAGGCACGAATCAAAGACTGTAGCAGCGCAATCGACGCCCTGAAAAGGAGAAGCCAGGCCCGCCTCTTCGATCAGGAGCACCCTGACCTTTATTCGCTCAAAGCGCTTCGAGACCTCGTTGGGATTCGCGTACTCGCTTTTCCTTCCGAACAGGCGGCGCAAGTCGACACACTTCTCCGTGATGAATTTCCAGAATGGACCTCCGACCCGGTTATCGACAGCCAAACAGGCCAGCAACTCGCGTCCAAGTACTACGGCGTCGATCCGCACTCCCCATCTGCCTTGCTCTGCGAATACCAGATCGCCTCAACCCTCACAGGTCTCTTCTGGGAGGTTGAACACGCAGCCATCTACAAATCGGCACCCAACCTCAAAGCCTTTATCAACTCTCCCGCAATGCGCGAGCGAACCTCAGACGTATACAGTGCGCTCAAAGCGTTTGAAGGGGAGTTCGAACGACAACTGAAGCAAGCCGATCGATCCGGCAAATCCGTCGTATCTGCATGA
- a CDS encoding M28 family metallopeptidase, which translates to MNRPAILPVLLALSSAAALAQSATQSSVPPAPTSVFGYKDFSQQAKWDAAFQAIPDSKLAGEHLKTLTKAPHWASSPEDYATAEYVAAKFKAAGLQTEIVPYKVLLNKPVKIVIEAFDATGAKLMSGPSPEHVDPTKDGGDPFQDDPRILPAFNGSSPSADIAAEVVYANYGTPADFKKLADLGVDVKGKIVIVRYGANYRGIKVYDAQKAGAAGVLIFSDPEDDGYFRGDKYPKGPYRPDSAVQRGAVQFLPIYPGDATTPGIASTPNLPDSQRIPADKIQANWPSIPSNPLSYKDAAPILEALGGPAAPHAWQGALPFAYHVGGGPKIMVHMHLEQDTKLRTIWDVIGTIPGTDPAEKNDWVVAGNHRDAWVYGAVDPNSGTAAMLETVHGLGDLLKQGWKPKRTIVIGSWDAEEEGLIGSTEWVEAHPTQLRNAVAYFNTDVGVSGPNFNASAVPSLKQFVREVTREVPSPAGGTVYDQWLKGQTDRRNESEDEGGATRGARPAGRNGGTAGEIRIGDLGSGSDYTPFLQHQGVPATDIGSGGPYGVYHSVFDNYNWFIKNADPTFVYEQQQARVFGLEILHMADADVLPYDYQAYGTQLKGYIEAAKSRSSAMGLDFAALESAANRFAAAGVVIRQRQLTPSNTATLNTALRSAEDALLDPAGLPHRAWYKHTIYAPGEFTGYAAVVIPGVNEGIDAIDKARTQTQIESLTAAVNRSAAILEAAAK; encoded by the coding sequence CAAGACCCTCACCAAGGCCCCCCACTGGGCCTCCTCGCCAGAGGACTACGCCACAGCCGAGTACGTCGCCGCCAAGTTCAAAGCCGCCGGCCTCCAGACCGAGATCGTCCCCTACAAGGTCCTCCTCAACAAGCCCGTAAAAATCGTCATCGAGGCCTTCGACGCCACCGGCGCCAAGCTCATGTCCGGCCCCTCGCCGGAGCACGTAGACCCCACCAAGGACGGTGGCGATCCCTTCCAGGACGACCCCCGCATCCTCCCCGCGTTCAACGGCTCCTCCCCCTCCGCCGACATCGCCGCAGAGGTCGTCTACGCCAACTACGGCACCCCCGCCGACTTCAAAAAACTCGCCGACCTCGGCGTAGACGTCAAGGGCAAGATCGTCATCGTCCGCTACGGCGCCAACTACCGCGGCATCAAGGTCTACGACGCCCAGAAGGCCGGAGCAGCCGGAGTGCTCATCTTCTCCGACCCCGAAGACGACGGCTACTTCCGCGGCGACAAGTACCCCAAAGGCCCCTACCGCCCAGACTCCGCCGTCCAGCGCGGCGCAGTCCAGTTCCTCCCCATCTACCCCGGCGACGCCACCACCCCCGGCATCGCCTCCACCCCCAACCTCCCCGACTCCCAGCGCATCCCCGCCGACAAGATCCAGGCCAACTGGCCCAGCATCCCGTCCAACCCCCTCTCCTATAAAGACGCCGCCCCCATCCTCGAAGCACTCGGCGGACCCGCCGCCCCCCACGCCTGGCAAGGCGCACTCCCCTTCGCCTATCACGTAGGCGGCGGACCAAAGATCATGGTCCACATGCACCTCGAGCAGGACACCAAGCTCCGCACCATCTGGGACGTCATCGGCACCATCCCCGGCACAGACCCCGCAGAGAAGAACGACTGGGTCGTAGCCGGCAATCACCGTGACGCCTGGGTCTACGGCGCAGTCGACCCCAACTCCGGCACCGCCGCCATGCTTGAAACCGTCCACGGCCTCGGCGACCTCCTCAAGCAGGGCTGGAAGCCCAAGCGCACCATCGTCATCGGCTCCTGGGACGCAGAGGAAGAAGGCCTCATCGGCTCAACCGAGTGGGTCGAAGCCCATCCCACCCAGCTCCGCAACGCCGTCGCCTACTTCAACACAGACGTAGGCGTCTCCGGCCCCAACTTTAACGCTTCCGCCGTCCCATCCCTCAAGCAGTTCGTCCGCGAGGTCACCCGAGAGGTCCCTTCACCCGCCGGCGGCACCGTCTACGACCAGTGGCTCAAAGGCCAGACCGATCGCCGCAACGAGAGCGAAGACGAAGGCGGCGCAACCCGCGGCGCACGTCCCGCCGGCCGCAACGGAGGCACCGCCGGTGAGATCCGCATCGGCGACCTCGGCTCCGGCTCCGACTACACCCCCTTCCTCCAGCACCAGGGCGTCCCCGCAACCGACATCGGCTCCGGCGGCCCCTACGGCGTCTACCACTCCGTCTTCGACAACTACAACTGGTTCATCAAGAACGCCGACCCCACCTTCGTCTACGAGCAGCAGCAGGCCCGCGTCTTCGGCCTCGAGATCCTCCACATGGCCGACGCCGACGTCCTCCCCTACGACTACCAGGCCTACGGAACCCAACTCAAGGGCTACATCGAAGCAGCCAAATCGCGCTCATCCGCGATGGGCCTCGACTTTGCCGCCCTCGAATCCGCAGCCAACCGTTTCGCAGCCGCAGGCGTAGTCATCCGCCAGCGTCAACTCACCCCGTCCAACACAGCTACCCTCAACACAGCTCTCCGCTCGGCTGAAGACGCCCTCCTAGACCCAGCCGGTCTCCCCCACCGCGCCTGGTACAAGCACACCATCTACGCACCCGGCGAGTTCACTGGCTACGCCGCCGTCGTCATCCCCGGCGTCAATGAAGGCATCGACGCCATCGACAAAGCCCGTACCCAGACCCAGATCGAATCCCTCACCGCCGCCGTCAACCGCTCCGCAGCCATCCTCGAAGCCGCAGCAAAATAG